In a genomic window of Thermosynechococcus sp. CL-1:
- the prmA gene encoding 50S ribosomal protein L11 methyltransferase: MVQRWWEITVTCQAEAEELVYWRLQSFGCQGTATQQQQGRVLIQGYVPQQQVTLLDIAALGVWIEQDVVAQGYLSPKLHWQLVNEQDWAHSWQAYWHPIPVGDRLLICPAWETPPLGNTRLVIKLDPGMAFGTGTHETTQLCLEALEMQLDQTFEPLPPTVMADIGCGSGILAIASLLLGAQKAYAVDTSDLAVTATQRNAELNGIRADQLIVKQGSWEQVLELVDGLVCNILAPVIIEILPHLPAIVKPKGWGIFSGILLDQADRVAAQLEQQGWSLGSVWRRQEWCCLNARFERLPD; the protein is encoded by the coding sequence GTGGTACAACGTTGGTGGGAAATTACCGTCACTTGTCAAGCTGAAGCGGAAGAGCTGGTCTATTGGCGCCTTCAATCCTTTGGCTGTCAAGGTACGGCAACCCAGCAACAGCAGGGGCGGGTGTTGATCCAAGGCTATGTGCCGCAGCAGCAGGTGACACTACTGGACATTGCTGCCCTAGGGGTTTGGATTGAGCAAGATGTGGTGGCGCAGGGCTACCTCTCGCCAAAACTCCACTGGCAGTTGGTGAATGAACAGGATTGGGCCCATAGTTGGCAAGCCTATTGGCATCCAATACCGGTGGGCGATCGCCTGCTGATTTGTCCGGCTTGGGAAACCCCACCCCTCGGCAACACCCGCTTAGTGATCAAACTGGATCCTGGCATGGCCTTTGGCACCGGCACCCATGAAACCACCCAGCTTTGCCTTGAGGCCTTGGAAATGCAATTGGATCAAACCTTTGAGCCGCTGCCGCCCACGGTGATGGCTGATATTGGCTGTGGTAGCGGCATTCTGGCGATCGCCAGCCTCTTGCTAGGGGCACAAAAAGCCTATGCTGTGGATACCTCGGATCTTGCGGTCACTGCCACCCAACGCAATGCAGAACTCAATGGCATCAGAGCCGACCAGTTGATTGTCAAGCAAGGGAGTTGGGAGCAAGTCCTCGAACTGGTGGATGGCCTTGTCTGCAACATTTTGGCACCGGTGATTATCGAGATTCTGCCCCACTTGCCGGCAATTGTGAAACCCAAAGGTTGGGGCATCTTTAGTGGCATTCTTTTGGATCAAGCGGATCGCGTAGCGGCGCAACTGGAACAACAGGGCTGGAGCCTAGGCAGTGTCTGGCGACGGCAGGAGTGGTGTTGTCTCAATGCTCGCTTTGAGCGTTTGCCAGATTAG